The genomic interval CCCAAGCCAGCAGGAACGTCGGTGTCCAGGTAGTAATCGTCGGCTGCAGCGCCGCGCTCAGCCTCCAGCGTCGCCAGGGCCGCGACCAGCGCCAACGCGAGCGTGGCGAGCCTGGCCATCCATCTCAACGATAGGCTCACGGCTGCCTCAGGGGCAGGCGGCGGTGCAGATGTTGCCGCCGCCGTTGGTGATGGGAGCAGCGAACCCGCAGACGTCGGACCCGCCGCCGTTGTTCCGGATCACATTGTTCCGGTAGACATGGGAAAGGGTGTTCACGAAGAACAGCCCGCAGCCCGTGAAGGACAGGATCTGGTTGTCCTCGACCATGGTGCGGGCGCCGTTGCCGACGTTGCCGATCCAGACGCCGGTCTGCGAGCCGCCGGTGACCAGGTTGCGCTCGAGGCGGTTCTCATCGGAATAGGCGCGGATGCCGTAGGGAACGCCCGTGACGGTGTTCTCACGCAGCACGTTGTTCGAGCTGGAAGTGGGAGCTCCGTCCAGCAGGATGCCATTGCTGTTGGCGCCGGTCGTGCCGCTGGCCGTGATGACGTTGCCCTGGACGAGGTTCTTCCCGCCGTCGGAAAGCCAGATGCCGTTCGCATTGCTTGTTTGCGCGAATTTCTTCACCCGGTTGCCCAGGACCTGTCCACCCTCGAGACCGAGGAGATCCATGCCGTGGCCAGCGGCGTCCAGCACGTTGTTGTCGACGATCCGTCCCTGGAACCGGCTGCCGATGATGGAGAGTGCATTGGCACAGCCCTCCAGGCTGTTGCGCTCCACCACCACCTGCTCGGCGGAGGCAATGCTGATGCAGTCGCCCATGGCGAGCCGGACCGTCACGTCCTCGATGCTGAGGCGGACAGGGTTGGTGCCGCTGGAGACGATGCCGTTGGAGTTGGGACTCCCGTCGCCGACAATGCGGCCGTTGCGAATCACGATGC from Candidatus Polarisedimenticolia bacterium carries:
- a CDS encoding right-handed parallel beta-helix repeat-containing protein, with the protein product MKPLPMSRAVLCLLAVLTVTTLLPSLDVLADEGRIPIYGPTTITQAGTYIVTRDFCFGQFAVPPCAAIGTGIDINANDVVVDLNGHTLSMLGSNAVGVRVTTSAATRGIVIRNGRIVGDGSPNSNGIVSSGTNPVRLSIEDVTVRLAMGDCISIASAEQVVVERNSLEGCANALSIIGSRFQGRIVDNNVLDAAGHGMDLLGLEGGQVLGNRVKKFAQTSNANGIWLSDGGKNLVQGNVITASGTTGANSNGILLDGAPTSSSNNVLRENTVTGVPYGIRAYSDENRLERNLVTGGSQTGVWIGNVGNGARTMVEDNQILSFTGCGLFFVNTLSHVYRNNVIRNNGGGSDVCGFAAPITNGGGNICTAACP